In Lolium rigidum isolate FL_2022 chromosome 7, APGP_CSIRO_Lrig_0.1, whole genome shotgun sequence, the DNA window TTAAAAAAAATGATGAGCCTCTAGTTGCAAATGATAAAATCTGTGAAGATTTTGAAAACCTCAAAAATGGCTTAGAAACATTAAGAATGtgctcaccaaactcaccgagtcgcatgagcaacttaaagcttcttatctaaacTCGTGTagtgcaaaagaaaaaaaatccatgCAAGTAGCGCACTAAATGGATGGTTTTTTGCCCAGTGGATGCGAGGCACCAAACACGCCCCTAATATTGGTCCCCTGAATCACCATGTGGTTCTTTGTTTACGAGCTTCTGAACTTGCACATATTTTTTTTCAAGGCAGCCACAGCCCAAAGATAAAGGTAAGTTTGATAAAGGTAAGTTTATGAGCTCAGATAGATCTTCAGCTTTACTTGCTGCAAAGGCGTGAATTTAAAAAAAACTCTGGATAAAGCAGGGAGAGAGATTGGCCTTCCGAAATAAAATTGATCTGTCTGATCCCACAGAACAACTGGCAAACATTTTTGAAGAACGGTATGAAATTCAGGTGTTGCTTCCATCAACATGAGCCCATTACATATTTCTGAAGAATGAAGACCGAAACCTAGGTATCTCTTCTGGAGCTTATATATCTACTAAAAAAAAGTCTGACTCTCCTGTCAAagtatcaacgggaacaagaacaTGAAGACAACCCCTGTCTTTCACTTTATTGATATCAGAGATGCAATTACAAATTTACAATGAGGTATCAGGCCTTTGTTTATGGGATAGGTACATGCCTTAGCTAAATGGGCTCTCGAAGATACGATGACAGCGTTTAGTGTTCACACACAAAAGGAATCCAGATATCCTACAAGACATACTTAACATGACATTCAAGATACAACAACAATTATACACATCAAAATCTTCTGAAAAGTCCAGGAATACCTAATTACAATTACATACATAAAATTTGCGCAACTAAAACTTCAGAGTGGAATGCCCCTCAAACTTCAGAATGGGTTACCACATTGGCAATGTGAAAAACTACTGCTAGCAGCAGATTCTTCAGACAGATCAGAATACACCAAAAAGTGTGGCAGCGGCAAACAGCAAAAACAGTACTCCTCCCAGCAGACCAACCTGGTGAGATATGCATTTTATCGTAAGCCATATGAACTAAAGCCAAGCTCTCAAAATTATGCAAAAAAATGAGCCGAAGTGTTGATGATTAATCTAAACAAGAAGCAACCAGAACTAGCAATACACTAGTTGCAGTTGCATTACAATTTATGCTTGTACTCACGAAGTATCTGAAACTGACGACAAGCCAAAGCATGAAAGATCGATCATAAGTATTTTAGCTATCTTACCAGTTTCTCGGACAGGTAGTTGGCTAGGAATGCTCCTCCAATAATCGCAAACAAAGTTGCAATCAAGTGTCCAGCTATGGCCCCGCTAGCAACGCCCAAAGGGGACTGCAAAAATAAGAGCCCGGTTTATGATTAAACAGAGCTGGACCAACTAATCAAGCAAGCGATGTATCTATGTGCTGAACAGACCTGTGCGGCACCTAAAGCAATTGTAGCCAGCATAGAGCGATCTCCCCACTCCTACATGTACAGAAAGTTCGGCAATCGATAAACCATTGTTCATGAATTGACAAGATTTAACATCCGAGCTTATGCAGCTGTAAGTATTAGACATATAATGTTTCTGAGGATGAGAAACAACTTACTGCAAAGAAAACAAGACTAAAGGATTTCCAGATAATCGCCAGAGGACTGGTGAGTTTCTGTGAAACCTACAAAGCAAACAACCTTTCAGTAAACAAAAGATGGCAGGAAGGCATGGAACTTTCATCACTTCAAGTCTGTCTGGAACACAATTGAATAATTAAATTCACAAAAGCATCACATGCTAAAGCAGCAAATCTTTGCTTGGCCACTGCATAGCTGCTGCAGATTTTCAGGAACTTAAAGTAAAGCAAAAGATTTATGCTACATCCGTTTGGAAATAGGTGATGTATTAGAAAATGTATCGTCAAAGTCAAACCTCTCTAGTTTTGGCTTGCAATGCATAGCAAAATATCTAGATTGGGCAAGTGAAAATAGTAACATCAGATTTATTATGAAACAGAATTCCACAATACTAGAACTTATACAATGTTTTACTAGCTTATTCACATGAAAAGTAATGGCCAAAGTTGCATACTGGACGGTGAGCCTTTATACAGGAAAGCATGACAGAATCGAAATATCTGGAAAGAGCAACCTTTTCCTTAACAAGCTCCTCAGCTTCAGCTAGTTCGCCAGATTCAGAGTTTTCTTCAAGATTCCCATTTGTATTATCTGGAAGTGCCCATGCATCTTTAATTGATTTGAAACCAAAAAATGCAAGGAGCGCAACTGCTGCATATTCTCCTATTGGCAAAGCTGCAGGAAAACATGTTTGTGTGTATGTCTGTTAGTATATCTGAGTGCAAAGCATAACACATCTATATTACAAACCATTTTGCATCAGTAACAGAGTAAGTGTTGAATTTTCTTTAAAACACAACCAACTGATTTAGCTAACAAGGTATGTAGTGTTACTAACTTGTTTGAAACTGTGCTGGTACAGACTGAAAGATCCGTCCAATCACGACGCTCACGATAGTCATCAGGGAAAGAGCAGCCATTGACCCAAGTAAAACCTGCTCACAAAATGGACATAATTAATCACTAATTCAACATTAAAATAGTTAGCTAGGAAATCAAATATTTCTCTACAAATGATAAAACTAAAAGCAATGATATCATCATCAGGAGACAAACATATGAATGACATTCAAGTAACCATGATGCTGGAAATGACACCTCAAGACTAAATCTATGAAAATGGTGGCATAAAATAATAATTCCCATAGATATGCCAGTTGAGACAATTATGCCATGTGAAATCGCTAAAATAGGTATCAGTTTATCGAAAATGGCATACTAAGATACAAACGTGTCTTCCCAAATTTCATATCGAATGCATCCTTCGGCACGGCCAGATGCATCTATTGCCATTCCCCGGTAACCTCTGCTTCTACAACCTCACCTCAGGCTGCCGGCCTGCCACCATCAGTAGCTAGGTTCAGGGCTTCTGGCACAAGTAAAATGCTACAGGATGGTGCTAAAGTCTAGTGGCAGGTTGTGTGCTAAGCTGCGATTGAAGTGCCTGTAAGTGAGACCACAATAATTTATGCACCATCAAAAGCATGTCAAGGCCCCTACATGTAGTTTGATATGTGTTTTATCTCGTTGCCTTTTAGCACATAGTTAGGAATGAACTCACTTTCATTGATATCTTGAACTCTAGCTACAAAACAGTCTTCCTGCTCTAGTGCTCTTGGATGGATCAAGGGTATGTCTTATGTTTACAAGGGGTTATTCTCTGCTCAACTTTTTACACAAATGTAAGAGCAATGGCCAGTGATCATAAGACCCCTCCACAGAATCCCGTTACAAGGGCATGCTAGTCTTTCATATACACAAAACGGCATAAACCATTATATATACTATTCTAGCAATCAAGATGAGACTCACAGGGAAGGAAaaactagattagaggggaaatggAATAACTAGGCAATAAGGTGTGACAGATGTAAAATGTCAGGGTCCTCGACATACCAATGCTTTCTGATACTGCATAGCGAGTAGTGCAGCAATGAAAAATGTCTGCAATGACAAGAAGGGTCAATCTGGTCAAATTTCTTGGTTTACTTGACTGTATTAAACATACCAAATAAGCATCAACACAAAGCATAGGATGTTCGCTGATTAAAGGTTCCAGACGAGGAAAAACACTGGCGCAATATGTAGCTACAATTGATGGTGATCTAACGTCTAAACTAAACACAGTATCTGTCAAtgcaataaagctcaaatcttaTAAACTGACAATCAAGTTCCCAAATTCGTAAGAGCATAACTCACAATCAGAACTGCAGATCAAGCTGCATGCTGCTATGTTACATGCTATACATTACACACCAAGGGTTCATTATATCAAGCTTCTACTCATGAGAAGAAAGACTCCACAGAGGGGTGACTCTGAACTTTAGCATGCTCAGCATGAGTATTAATATATAGCTACAATTGATGGTGATCTAAGGTCTAAACTAAACACGGTATGTTATCAATGTAATAAAACTCGAATCTTACAGATCTGGCAATCAAGGTCCCAAATTCTTAAGAGCAGAAATCACAATCAAAACTGTAGATCAAGCTGCATGCTGCTATGTTTAATGCTATACATTACTCACCAAGGGTTCATTATATCAAGCTTCTACTCGTGAGAAAAGACTCCACAGAGGGGTGACTCAAAACTTTAGTGACAGAGCATGAGTATTAAATCTTAAAAAAAGGACTGACAACAAAGAGTGTATGTGAACCCTAGACTTGAAGCAGGCCACTATGAAGGAAATGAGAATAAATAAAAAAACTCTTTCTAGAGGAGGGTACGAGACACGATCAAATGTACCTAGAGGGATAACAAGAAGAGAAAGAGGCCTACGGGAATGGGTTATATACCTTATCTCCAATCTCCGATACGAAAATCAGTGTAAATGCTGCCGTGAAACCTGACTTTGCTAGCGCTGCTACAACTGCAGATGGCTGTCCTTTAAAGAAAACAATGAAAGCAGATGCCAGTGCGCACAGAAGTAGCACCACAGCAATAGCTTGAATGTAACGATAACCCGCGAGTGGTTTTGCTCTGCCATGCATTGTCCACAGTATAAGCTCAATCCCATTTGTCAGAGGCCAGGACAAAACTTGGATGGAAAACAGTGAAGGACGAGAACTCACGGTTCATTTGTACTTTTGGTACCAGAGCTATCCAACTGTTCTCCATGGCTACCTGCTTGATCTCCATCATAGCTCCCAGCTCCAAGGTTCACATTGGATGTTTGCACTCTGACATCATGCCTTATTATTGGCTTCAACAATGACAACGACCTACATCTTACTGTTATAATGAAACCATGTGATTAAAAAAAAGATAATATACCTCACCAAGATTGAATTAATAATAACCTAAATAACAAAAAGCCATGATTCTAGCAGATTGCAATAAAGAAGATTCTAGACAGTGTTATGCAAGTCCCCTTTGGCATAAATACAGAATGGAAGTGCATGCCATGTAGAGGTTGACGTGCATACGGATAACTGAGTGCACAATGTGGAGAGATCATGAGAGAGCACAAACTTTAGATCATGTTGAGCGCTTCCTTGGgtttcctgcaattgcaactgcgCTTTCATGCTTTGCTATTTCTTCTAGAGCGCTCCATCAAGCACAGTGAGGACAATGCGATTGAGTGTGTTCGGTcatttcatcaagcatgtcagagGCACAACCCGTCACCAAGAACCACTAGTCATTTCGACGATGAGACGGGCAATGCAACAGAGTCAACCCGAATCTTGCGCAGCAGAATCGAACCTCGATGTATGGATCAGATTTGGATTTGGTTACTGGCAGCAGAGAAACGTCACGCAATCCATAGCAGGCTAAGGGGTGCTTACCAAGGTAAGAAGAGGAGACAACCCGGGGAGCACCCGAGCTAGTCCAGCAGAGGGCAGGAGCGCTGCTAGTGGAGGAGAATTCCAGCCCGCGGTGTGCTTCCGTGGAATGAAGGCCGGCAGCGGCGCAGGCTAGGTGAGCGTGGCTTCTCCGACGGGAAGCGGGCTGCGAGACGCACGGGGGAGCCGCcgccgggaggaggagggcgtGGCGAGCCGCGTGCCGGCGAGCCGCCGGGAGGCCGGAATGGCCGCACGCTCGGGATGCCATGGGGACGGGGACTCCTCGCGGTTTTTGAGATAGGGTTGCGTGGGCATCCGACGGTGGGAAGTACACCAGAGCTGAGCTGAGCTGAGCTGAGCTGAAGAGGAAGCTCCGGCGGGCCAGGCGAGCTGA includes these proteins:
- the LOC124673361 gene encoding GDT1-like protein 2, chloroplastic, yielding MASRACGHSGLPAARRHAARHALLLPAAAPPCVSQPASRRRSHAHLACAAAGLHSTEAHRGLEFSSTSSAPALCWTSSGAPRVVSSSYLVRCRSLSLLKPIIRHDVRVQTSNVNLGAGSYDGDQAGSHGEQLDSSGTKSTNEPAKPLAGYRYIQAIAVVLLLCALASAFIVFFKGQPSAVVAALAKSGFTAAFTLIFVSEIGDKTFFIAALLAMQYQKALVLLGSMAALSLMTIVSVVIGRIFQSVPAQFQTTLPIGEYAAVALLAFFGFKSIKDAWALPDNTNGNLEENSESGELAEAEELVKEKVSQKLTSPLAIIWKSFSLVFFAEWGDRSMLATIALGAAQSPLGVASGAIAGHLIATLFAIIGGAFLANYLSEKLVGLLGGVLFLLFAAATLFGVF